One Theropithecus gelada isolate Dixy chromosome 20, Tgel_1.0, whole genome shotgun sequence DNA segment encodes these proteins:
- the METTL22 gene encoding methyltransferase-like protein 22 isoform X1, translated as MVQLAPAVAMDEVTFRSDTVLSDVHLYTPNHRHLMVRLNSVGQPVFLSQFKLLWSQDSQTESGAKGGDYGDAHTKEPPSAETGSTGSPPGSGRSNEGFSLQAGADTTGWEAAEAQLDEDGDLDVVRRPRAASDPNPAGPPRDKVHPMILAQEEDDVLGEEAQGNPHDIIRIEHTMATPLEDVGKQVWRGALLLADYILFRQDLFRGCTALELGAGTGLASIIAATVARTVYCTDVGADLLAMCQRNIALNSHLAAAGGGVVKVKELDWLKDDLCTDPEVPFSWSQEEISDLYDHTTILFAAEVFYDDDLTDAVFKTLSRLAHRLKNACTAILSVEKRLNFTLRHLDVTCEAYDHFRSCLRALEQLADGKLRFVVEPVEASFPQLLVYERIQQLVGPGPEAGVSCFIVKWVTPGQRSDEASPPGIGSTLGPAGGEACVPGTICSGTCWGSYIMGEPVRGAATMSGEGLSGEPYLLL; from the exons ATGGTGCAGCTGGCTCCTGCTGTAGCCATGGACGAGGTCACCTTTAGAAGCGACACTGTACTGTCAGACGTCCACCTCTACACCCCGAATCATAGACACCTCATGGTACGGCTGAACAGCGTGGGGCAGCCAG TTTTCCTGTCCCAATTCAAGCTTCTGTGGAGCCAAGACTCTCAGACAGAGTCAGGGGCCAAGGGTGGCGATTACGGAGATGCTCACACCAAGGAGCCTCCTTCTGCCGAGACAGGCAGCACAGGGTCCCCTCCAGGAAGTGGCCGCAGTAATGAGGGTTTCTCCCTCCAGGCCGGGGCTGACACCACCGGCTGGGAAGCGGCTGAAGCTCAGCTGGATGAGGATGGGGATTTGGACGTGGTGAGAAGACCACGAGCCGCCTCTGATCCCAACCCAGCAGGGCCTCCGAGAGACAAGGTACATCCCATGATTCTAGCGCAGGAAGAAGACGACGTCCTGGGAGAGGAAGCACAAGGCAACCCCCACGATATCATCAGAATAG AGCACACCATGGCCACGCCCCTGGAGGATGTTGGCAAGCAG GTATGGCGGGGCGCCCTGCTCCTGGCGGACTACATCCTGTTCCGACAGGACCTCTTCCGAGGATGCACGGCGCTGGAGCTCGGGGCCGGCACGGGGCTTGCTAGCATCATCGCAGCCACTGTGGCACGGACCGTTTATTGTACAG ATGTCGGTGCAGATCTCTTGGCCATGTGCCAGCGAAACATTGCCCTCAACAGCCACCTGGCTGCCGCTGGAG gtGGTGTAGTTAAGGTCAAAGAACTGGACTGGCTGAAGGACGACCTCTGCACAG aTCCCGAGGTCCCCTTCAGTTGGTCACAAGAGGAAATTTCTGACTTGTACGATCACACCACCATCCTGTTTGCAGCCGAAG TGTTTTACGACGACGACTTGACGGATGCTGTATTTAAAACCCTCTCCCGACTCGCCCACAGATTGAAAAATGCCTGCACGGCCATTCTGTCAGTGGAGAAGAG GCTCAACTTCACACTGAGACACTTGGACGTCACATGTGAAGCCTACGATCACTTCCGCTCCTGCCTGCGTGCGCTGGAGCAGCTCGCAGATGGCAAGCTGCGCTTCGTGGTGGAGCCCGTGGAGGCCTCCTTCCCGCAGCTCCTGGTTTACGAGCGCATCCAGCAGCTGGTAGGTCCAGGCCCCGAAGCGGGCGTTAGTTGCTTTATTGTGAAGTGGGTGACTCCGGGGCAAAGAAGTGATGAAGCAAGCCCTCCAGGCATAGGCTCCACCCTAGGTCCTGCAGGGGGTGAAGCCTGCGTGCCGGGCACCATCTGTAGTGGAACCTGTTGGGGGAGCTACATCATGGGGGAACCTGTTAGGGGAGCGGCCACCATGTCTGGAGAGGGGCTTTCGGGTGAACCTTATCTTTTACTTTAG
- the METTL22 gene encoding methyltransferase-like protein 22 isoform X2 gives MVQLAPAVAMDEVTFRSDTVLSDVHLYTPNHRHLMVRLNSVGQPVFLSQFKLLWSQDSQTESGAKGGDYGDAHTKEPPSAETGSTGSPPGSGRSNEGFSLQAGADTTGWEAAEAQLDEDGDLDVVRRPRAASDPNPAGPPRDKVHPMILAQEEDDVLGEEAQGNPHDIIRIEHTMATPLEDVGKQVWRGALLLADYILFRQDLFRGCTALELGAGTGLASIIAATVARTVYCTDVGADLLAMCQRNIALNSHLAAAGGGVVKVKELDWLKDDLCTDPEVPFSWSQEEISDLYDHTTILFAAEVFYDDDLTDAVFKTLSRLAHRLKNACTAILSVEKRLNFTLRHLDVTCEAYDHFRSCLRALEQLADGKLRFVVEPVEASFPQLLVYERIQQLELWKIIAEPVT, from the exons ATGGTGCAGCTGGCTCCTGCTGTAGCCATGGACGAGGTCACCTTTAGAAGCGACACTGTACTGTCAGACGTCCACCTCTACACCCCGAATCATAGACACCTCATGGTACGGCTGAACAGCGTGGGGCAGCCAG TTTTCCTGTCCCAATTCAAGCTTCTGTGGAGCCAAGACTCTCAGACAGAGTCAGGGGCCAAGGGTGGCGATTACGGAGATGCTCACACCAAGGAGCCTCCTTCTGCCGAGACAGGCAGCACAGGGTCCCCTCCAGGAAGTGGCCGCAGTAATGAGGGTTTCTCCCTCCAGGCCGGGGCTGACACCACCGGCTGGGAAGCGGCTGAAGCTCAGCTGGATGAGGATGGGGATTTGGACGTGGTGAGAAGACCACGAGCCGCCTCTGATCCCAACCCAGCAGGGCCTCCGAGAGACAAGGTACATCCCATGATTCTAGCGCAGGAAGAAGACGACGTCCTGGGAGAGGAAGCACAAGGCAACCCCCACGATATCATCAGAATAG AGCACACCATGGCCACGCCCCTGGAGGATGTTGGCAAGCAG GTATGGCGGGGCGCCCTGCTCCTGGCGGACTACATCCTGTTCCGACAGGACCTCTTCCGAGGATGCACGGCGCTGGAGCTCGGGGCCGGCACGGGGCTTGCTAGCATCATCGCAGCCACTGTGGCACGGACCGTTTATTGTACAG ATGTCGGTGCAGATCTCTTGGCCATGTGCCAGCGAAACATTGCCCTCAACAGCCACCTGGCTGCCGCTGGAG gtGGTGTAGTTAAGGTCAAAGAACTGGACTGGCTGAAGGACGACCTCTGCACAG aTCCCGAGGTCCCCTTCAGTTGGTCACAAGAGGAAATTTCTGACTTGTACGATCACACCACCATCCTGTTTGCAGCCGAAG TGTTTTACGACGACGACTTGACGGATGCTGTATTTAAAACCCTCTCCCGACTCGCCCACAGATTGAAAAATGCCTGCACGGCCATTCTGTCAGTGGAGAAGAG GCTCAACTTCACACTGAGACACTTGGACGTCACATGTGAAGCCTACGATCACTTCCGCTCCTGCCTGCGTGCGCTGGAGCAGCTCGCAGATGGCAAGCTGCGCTTCGTGGTGGAGCCCGTGGAGGCCTCCTTCCCGCAGCTCCTGGTTTACGAGCGCATCCAGCAGCTG GAGCTCTGGAAGATCATCGCAGAACCAGTAACATGA